In Desulfonatronovibrio hydrogenovorans DSM 9292, the following proteins share a genomic window:
- a CDS encoding methyl-accepting chemotaxis protein: MKLSIFWKVLGMVIIPIILVSCFIFMATNYLVSRSMDEDLDASLNSHYQTFNLELKEIQRSLSAIAYKSAINPDVAFAIESVDVDYLAGYGQELILQLPSVDLVTISDAYGRVVARGHSNQASDSVRSQHNIEQALLGTSVAGIEKGSIAGLSLRASHPVRLHGRIVGVVTMGMDLSSTDFVQSLKNKLGMEIAVFDGDMSVSSTLEDLSPQAKDRSWNNPDITEAVLGHGETYRMMNTFSGQRYEAIYWPLTDIQGNTVGMFFLGQSKEALESIQASIFHSILFVTVLVGSIMSLAGILFAKFFSRPISLATRFATGVAEGNLDQHLEIKNRDELGALSRALNTMLKHLKQKIAEAHNKSEQAVKESEKAKQARIEAQQAGEKAEQARREGIIQAALDLEDIVDRLRSGSEELSSHVQRSHSGAEDQKNRIRETAAVMEQMNATMLEVARNASSAATGAEKASQDALKGSEIVSDSMKAINLVRDMSTSAQQNMNDLGRQVTQIGSIMAMIEDIADQTNLLALNAAIEAARAGNAGRGFAVVADEVRKLAEKTMNATKEVDNTIRSIQQVTRDNILEMEKAVSAANNATSHADMSGQALQNIVSLAGTAAGQIRSIAAATQDQSVTSQQVTRSTDGIRCIADETATIMNQAATAIRNQAQQAEELQNLIEKLKQS, from the coding sequence ATGAAATTATCTATTTTCTGGAAAGTACTGGGGATGGTCATAATACCCATCATTCTGGTCAGCTGCTTTATTTTCATGGCCACCAACTACCTTGTAAGCCGCAGTATGGATGAAGACCTGGATGCAAGCCTGAACAGCCATTACCAGACTTTCAACCTTGAGCTGAAAGAAATTCAAAGATCCCTGTCCGCCATTGCTTATAAAAGTGCAATAAATCCTGATGTGGCATTTGCCATTGAAAGCGTTGATGTTGATTATTTGGCAGGATACGGACAGGAACTCATCCTCCAGCTCCCCAGTGTTGACCTGGTAACCATAAGCGATGCCTACGGGCGGGTCGTGGCCAGAGGTCACTCAAATCAGGCCTCGGATTCTGTCCGAAGTCAGCACAATATTGAGCAGGCCTTGCTGGGAACTTCTGTTGCCGGAATTGAAAAGGGCTCCATTGCCGGACTCTCACTCCGGGCAAGCCATCCGGTAAGACTTCATGGTCGGATAGTTGGAGTGGTAACCATGGGCATGGACCTGAGTTCAACTGACTTTGTCCAATCGCTTAAAAACAAGCTGGGCATGGAGATTGCCGTTTTTGATGGAGACATGAGTGTTTCCTCGACCCTGGAGGACCTGAGTCCTCAAGCCAAAGACAGATCATGGAACAATCCAGACATAACCGAAGCAGTACTTGGTCATGGTGAAACATACCGGATGATGAACACTTTTTCCGGTCAGAGATACGAAGCCATCTACTGGCCTCTGACTGACATTCAAGGAAACACCGTAGGCATGTTCTTTCTGGGACAGTCCAAGGAAGCCCTGGAAAGCATCCAGGCTTCCATTTTCCATTCTATATTGTTTGTGACAGTTCTGGTCGGGTCAATTATGAGCCTGGCTGGCATTCTCTTTGCCAAGTTTTTCAGCAGACCCATATCACTGGCAACCAGGTTTGCTACAGGGGTGGCAGAAGGAAATCTGGACCAGCATCTGGAAATAAAGAACAGAGACGAGCTTGGAGCCTTGTCCAGGGCTCTTAACACCATGCTTAAACATCTCAAACAAAAAATTGCTGAGGCACATAATAAATCAGAACAGGCCGTTAAAGAGTCTGAAAAGGCAAAACAGGCCCGAATCGAAGCCCAGCAGGCCGGGGAAAAAGCTGAGCAGGCCAGGCGGGAAGGGATCATCCAGGCTGCTCTTGATCTAGAAGATATTGTGGACCGACTTCGTTCAGGTTCAGAAGAGCTGTCTTCTCATGTTCAACGCTCCCATTCAGGAGCTGAAGACCAAAAAAACAGGATCAGGGAGACTGCAGCAGTCATGGAACAAATGAACGCAACCATGCTCGAAGTAGCCCGCAATGCTTCCAGTGCTGCCACAGGAGCTGAAAAAGCCAGCCAGGATGCCCTGAAAGGATCCGAGATAGTGTCTGATTCTATGAAAGCGATCAATCTGGTCAGAGATATGTCCACATCAGCGCAACAGAACATGAACGACTTGGGCAGGCAGGTGACCCAGATCGGCAGCATTATGGCCATGATTGAAGACATAGCAGACCAGACCAACCTTTTGGCCCTGAATGCAGCCATTGAGGCGGCCAGAGCCGGTAATGCCGGGCGAGGTTTTGCCGTGGTTGCCGATGAAGTAAGAAAGCTGGCTGAAAAAACAATGAATGCGACCAAGGAAGTCGATAATACCATCAGATCAATTCAGCAGGTTACCAGGGACAATATCCTGGAAATGGAAAAAGCGGTTTCAGCGGCAAACAATGCCACCAGCCACGCAGACATGTCTGGTCAGGCCCTGCAAAACATCGTCAGCTTGGCCGGGACAGCAGCTGGTCAGATCAGATCCATTGCCGCCGCAACTCAGGACCAGTCAGTCACCAGTCAGCAAGTCACCCGGAGCACCGACGGGATACGCTGCATTGCCGATGAAACCGCCACCATTATGAACCAGGCAGCAACCGCCATCAGAAACCAGGCTCAACAGGCTGAAGAACTGCAAAATCTGATTGAAAAACTTAAACAGAGTTGA
- a CDS encoding GGDEF domain-containing protein translates to MPGMNDQITLTHRTNVARNIFSTRQMALLYFQLIDLHLFENFYGPSVVFQAMERAAKALNSLSKEYLPGYRSIKQLDMGSYIVIFDSKKMGTQDVLNLLVKFKPVLREEINSTVFPLTGQKADLAVGYSFLTSSNGNGFEDAIYKATMDARQASLCKIDFNELPLLEELKSIIDKPEINILYQPILDFKTNRILGWESLARGPKDSQFFTPLALFDFAEETGLLFPLERTCREQAIKHLGDFDKTQKLFLNIHPKTLVDPKFKTGETLRLLKKFGLSPENVVFEITERHSTRNFTLFYESLNHYRNQGYLVAVDDLGAGYNGLFSIAEIKPDFIKIDMSLTRGVESNPAKRALVEAIITFADKMDSKVIAEGIETKSQLEALISMGAHFGQGYYLSRPGFPKPEPAFNFRSYLPKELPSTKYFGRMKIQELTEKTLMVSKEVKISDIKKYFEEDDPISAIVVCDGQTPVGLIMSHHLDQQLSYFYGVALFYSRNVTHLMDSNPLIVDADDLVEDVANKAVKRNKYKYFDHVIVTDKNGYIGTVSVQRMLDTLTKIQVEIAKGVNPLTGLPGNAYIENEIETRIHKNGRKISIIYADLDNFKAYNDVYGFKQGDQIIQFMAKILSWSVKRHGMEDDFIGHVGGDDFIIITGSEKADRICKGIVRCFVRLCKNFYSEEDQKRGFIKARNRDGEEKKFPMFSISLAIVDCFENMTLNQISKLAAGTKKLAKSMPGNAFVRNRRNPDQNSSHT, encoded by the coding sequence ATGCCAGGAATGAACGATCAGATAACCCTGACCCACAGGACCAATGTGGCCAGAAATATCTTTTCCACCAGACAGATGGCTCTGTTATACTTTCAACTCATTGATCTGCACCTGTTTGAAAATTTTTATGGGCCAAGTGTGGTATTCCAGGCCATGGAAAGAGCTGCCAAGGCCCTGAACAGCCTGAGCAAGGAATACCTTCCCGGCTACAGAAGTATCAAGCAGCTTGACATGGGCAGCTACATCGTAATCTTTGATTCAAAAAAAATGGGCACTCAGGATGTCCTGAACCTGCTGGTCAAATTCAAGCCTGTCCTGAGGGAGGAAATAAACAGCACTGTCTTTCCCCTGACAGGTCAAAAGGCAGACCTGGCTGTGGGATATTCTTTTTTGACCTCCAGTAACGGCAACGGGTTCGAAGACGCCATCTACAAGGCCACAATGGATGCCAGGCAGGCTTCACTGTGCAAAATTGACTTCAATGAGCTGCCCCTGCTTGAAGAACTCAAATCCATAATTGATAAGCCAGAAATAAATATCCTTTACCAGCCCATTCTGGATTTTAAAACAAACCGGATCCTTGGATGGGAATCTCTGGCCAGAGGGCCCAAGGATTCCCAGTTTTTCACTCCCCTGGCCCTGTTCGACTTTGCAGAGGAAACCGGCCTGCTCTTCCCTCTGGAAAGAACCTGCCGAGAACAGGCAATTAAACATCTGGGTGATTTTGATAAGACCCAGAAACTTTTCCTCAACATCCATCCCAAAACCTTGGTCGATCCCAAGTTCAAGACCGGAGAAACCCTTCGCCTGTTGAAAAAGTTCGGCTTATCTCCGGAAAATGTTGTCTTTGAAATCACCGAAAGGCACAGCACCAGAAACTTCACTCTATTTTATGAGTCGTTAAACCACTACAGGAATCAGGGCTACCTGGTGGCGGTGGACGATCTGGGAGCTGGCTACAATGGCCTGTTCTCCATAGCTGAAATAAAGCCGGATTTCATCAAAATTGACATGAGCCTGACCCGGGGTGTTGAGTCCAATCCGGCCAAGCGGGCTCTGGTTGAGGCCATCATTACCTTTGCCGATAAGATGGATTCCAAGGTTATTGCTGAAGGCATTGAAACAAAGTCCCAGCTGGAGGCATTGATCTCCATGGGAGCACACTTTGGCCAGGGTTATTACCTGTCAAGACCGGGCTTTCCAAAACCTGAGCCTGCATTTAATTTCAGATCCTATCTGCCCAAAGAACTACCAAGCACAAAGTATTTCGGTCGAATGAAGATCCAGGAACTCACCGAAAAAACCCTTATGGTCAGTAAAGAGGTCAAAATCAGCGACATTAAAAAGTATTTTGAAGAAGACGACCCCATTTCAGCCATTGTTGTCTGCGATGGCCAGACTCCGGTGGGCTTGATCATGAGTCACCACCTTGATCAGCAGCTGAGCTATTTTTATGGAGTAGCCCTTTTCTACAGCAGAAATGTGACCCATCTTATGGATTCCAATCCGCTCATAGTTGATGCCGACGACCTGGTGGAGGATGTGGCCAACAAGGCGGTCAAAAGAAACAAGTACAAATATTTCGACCATGTCATAGTAACTGATAAGAATGGCTATATTGGAACGGTTTCCGTTCAAAGGATGCTGGATACCCTGACCAAGATTCAGGTGGAGATCGCCAAGGGAGTAAACCCGCTGACCGGACTTCCGGGCAATGCATACATTGAAAACGAAATTGAAACACGTATCCACAAAAATGGTCGTAAAATAAGCATAATCTATGCTGATCTGGACAACTTCAAAGCATACAACGACGTTTATGGATTCAAGCAGGGGGATCAGATCATCCAGTTCATGGCCAAGATCCTGTCCTGGTCGGTAAAACGTCATGGAATGGAGGACGACTTCATCGGCCATGTGGGAGGTGATGACTTCATCATAATCACTGGCAGCGAAAAAGCCGACCGGATATGCAAAGGTATCGTCAGGTGCTTTGTCAGACTCTGCAAAAACTTTTACTCTGAAGAGGATCAGAAAAGAGGCTTTATCAAGGCCAGAAACCGGGATGGCGAAGAAAAAAAATTCCCGATGTTTTCAATTTCACTGGCCATTGTCGACTGTTTTGAAAACATGACCCTTAACCAGATAAGCAAGCTGGCAGCCGGCACAAAAAAATTGGCAAAATCCATGCCTGGCAATGCTTTTGTCAGAAACCGCCGAAATCCAGACCAGAACTCATCTCATACCTAA
- a CDS encoding TraR/DksA family transcriptional regulator: protein MTWNQMLTFRLVLENLLQETRANLEDIGFNMSTTQYACPDEVERGSVESDRRLLIAQADRGVRLISEIKHALDLIDSGEYGICESCADDIDPRRLKVYPTARYCTQCQELMERGVLNHGQVPVSDHT from the coding sequence ATGACCTGGAACCAGATGCTTACCTTTCGGCTGGTCCTTGAAAATCTTCTTCAAGAGACCAGAGCCAACCTGGAAGATATCGGCTTTAATATGAGCACAACCCAATATGCCTGCCCTGATGAAGTCGAAAGAGGGTCTGTAGAGTCAGATCGAAGACTATTGATTGCCCAGGCAGACCGGGGAGTACGTCTGATCAGTGAAATCAAGCATGCTCTGGATCTCATTGACAGCGGAGAGTACGGAATTTGTGAGTCATGCGCAGATGACATTGATCCAAGGCGTTTAAAGGTTTACCCTACTGCAAGGTATTGCACCCAGTGCCAGGAACTGATGGAAAGAGGTGTTCTAAACCACGGACAGGTCCCGGTCTCCGACCATACCTGA
- a CDS encoding PAS domain S-box protein, protein MPGTIPAQTIILSAEERSYLKDLETVTMCVDPDWEPYELVDEQGNFTGIAADLVQLISQRLDVPFTLVPTADWQETLEYSQSQKCMIIPFLNQTPEREEWLIFTDPIFTNPNVFITRNEHPFISDPAELTDKTVVLPHGTSMEEFLRRDYPNLHIITVDTEMECYQMVSQGKADMTLRSLAIAAYTIRKQGFFNLKIAGQIPDYTNYLRIGVLKDMVMLRDILNKGVQSITPSEREKIVNQHVHILVETPFDRGIIYKFAGGLGILILGVLGWNFRLKKLQKDLVKSNTELQETMAKARQSERRYMELFNHAVSGVAIHEIELDGAGNITDFIYVEVNAAFERHTGISPEKIIGQRVSEIFPELLDSDLVKTYEQVMLTSQPKTLTYYSKDLGKHFYISAYNISDKQLVTIFTDITDQKKNQDELRSSQAFLNSLLHSIPLPIFYKDRQGRYLGFNHAFEEFFGTTAQSMIGKTDFETSPLELARIYQEQDLKLYENPNQPQQYESQIQNALGEQKEVIFHKATIVDCSGDITGLIGAIMDITDRKLAEEKLQKASLDLEKANAELKESQDRFRTLAQNTTAGIYILEGRHFVLVNPALTDILGYSEKELLEHDFLDFVHPDYKEMILDRAAARLRGEAVPSRYELKVKTKQGETRWIFLTAGLTYYNGKKSNTGTVHDITDRKEAELELTRAKELAEEASKAKSRFLANMSHEIRTPMNAIIGMTHLMKKTGLTPKQKNYLDKINVSARSLLRIINDILDFSKIEAGKILLEKNTFRLKQLLSDLQDILTVEIDQKGLELSITIDPDLPDFYQGDAMRLGQVLLNLTGNAVKFTHQGKISVQVTPYHRLEKPLKPGDDLVLSFSVDDTGIGMSPEQIASLFSPFTQADSSTTRKYGGTGLGLSISRQLVEIMGGKINVESLPAKGSSFTFTVKLQVASSDDSQSRAVPFSELGPEKLAGSRILLVEDNPINRELSREILEELGIEVHEAVNGTQAVEMAFSQKFDLILMDIQMPEMDGLEAARKIREIEAKTTDATEHAHFDPDQTQKKPGHKASRIPIIAMTAHAMATDREKSLAAGMDDHLTKPVDPAKLMEVLMQWILCLEPIGDNAETKARPSDDLKTGPSDTLFPFDIQTALKRCLGNFELLTKLIRVFANDYQDAPVRLRNMIRKRQFKEAALLAHTLKGSSLTLEAGDVAKAAQKLDSALQDNQDHDLEPLIDELEEHLEAAVQASFNLPWEKENEKDHNSPHPGSISDEDLAQELLKLKREILDNNLAARKTVQLISPVLVASNFEQEGLKIRRHLDNLAYQDALKELELLISRLPARLFGPDTHH, encoded by the coding sequence TTGCCTGGCACAATCCCGGCCCAGACTATAATCCTGAGTGCTGAAGAAAGATCATATCTAAAAGATCTTGAAACAGTGACCATGTGCGTTGATCCGGACTGGGAGCCCTACGAACTGGTTGATGAGCAGGGAAACTTTACTGGAATCGCTGCTGATCTTGTTCAGCTCATATCTCAGCGCCTGGATGTCCCTTTCACCCTTGTTCCAACGGCAGACTGGCAGGAAACCCTTGAGTATTCCCAGAGCCAGAAATGCATGATCATTCCCTTTCTCAATCAGACTCCGGAACGGGAGGAATGGCTCATCTTTACTGATCCCATCTTTACCAACCCTAATGTCTTCATCACCAGAAACGAACATCCCTTTATCTCCGATCCCGCTGAACTGACCGATAAAACCGTTGTCCTGCCTCACGGGACATCCATGGAAGAATTTCTCCGCCGGGACTATCCCAATCTGCATATCATCACCGTGGACACTGAAATGGAGTGTTACCAGATGGTGTCCCAAGGCAAGGCCGACATGACCCTGAGGTCTCTGGCCATTGCAGCCTACACCATCAGAAAGCAAGGATTCTTCAATCTCAAGATTGCCGGCCAGATACCTGATTATACCAACTACCTGCGCATTGGTGTCTTAAAAGACATGGTCATGCTCAGGGACATCCTGAACAAGGGCGTACAGAGCATTACACCTTCTGAACGGGAAAAAATCGTCAATCAGCATGTCCACATTTTGGTGGAAACCCCTTTTGATCGGGGAATCATCTATAAATTTGCCGGTGGGCTGGGTATCTTGATTCTCGGAGTCCTGGGCTGGAACTTTCGTTTGAAAAAACTGCAGAAAGACCTGGTCAAGTCAAATACTGAACTGCAGGAGACCATGGCCAAAGCCCGGCAAAGTGAACGCAGATACATGGAGCTTTTTAACCACGCTGTATCAGGAGTAGCCATCCATGAAATCGAGCTGGATGGGGCAGGAAACATTACTGATTTTATATACGTGGAGGTCAATGCAGCCTTTGAAAGACACACTGGCATCAGCCCCGAAAAAATCATCGGGCAAAGGGTTTCAGAAATTTTTCCCGAACTCCTGGATTCCGACCTGGTAAAAACTTATGAGCAGGTGATGCTGACCAGTCAGCCCAAAACCCTGACCTATTACAGCAAAGATCTTGGCAAACACTTTTATATTTCTGCCTATAATATATCTGATAAACAGCTGGTCACCATTTTTACAGACATTACCGACCAAAAAAAGAATCAGGACGAGCTGAGATCCAGTCAGGCCTTTCTTAACTCACTTTTGCACTCTATTCCCCTGCCCATATTTTACAAAGACAGGCAGGGCCGCTACCTTGGGTTTAATCATGCTTTTGAGGAATTTTTCGGAACCACCGCCCAGTCCATGATCGGCAAAACCGATTTTGAAACCAGCCCCTTGGAACTGGCCAGGATCTACCAAGAACAGGACCTCAAGCTTTATGAAAACCCGAACCAGCCCCAGCAATATGAATCGCAGATTCAAAATGCCTTAGGGGAACAGAAAGAGGTCATTTTTCACAAAGCCACCATTGTTGACTGTTCCGGAGATATCACCGGGCTCATCGGGGCAATCATGGACATTACCGACCGCAAGCTGGCTGAAGAAAAACTTCAAAAAGCCAGCCTGGATCTGGAAAAAGCCAATGCCGAGCTAAAGGAGAGTCAGGATCGCTTCAGAACCCTGGCTCAAAACACGACAGCTGGAATATACATTTTAGAAGGCCGCCATTTTGTCCTGGTCAATCCTGCCTTGACCGATATCCTGGGGTATTCGGAAAAAGAACTTCTGGAACATGACTTTCTGGATTTTGTTCATCCTGATTACAAGGAAATGATCCTGGACAGGGCTGCGGCCCGTTTAAGAGGAGAGGCGGTTCCCTCCAGGTATGAGCTGAAAGTAAAGACTAAACAGGGGGAGACCCGCTGGATATTTCTGACTGCCGGGCTGACCTATTATAATGGAAAAAAATCCAATACCGGTACTGTTCATGACATTACTGACCGTAAAGAAGCTGAACTGGAACTGACCAGGGCCAAAGAGCTGGCCGAGGAGGCCAGCAAGGCCAAAAGCCGTTTTCTGGCCAACATGAGCCATGAGATACGGACTCCCATGAACGCCATCATCGGCATGACCCATCTGATGAAAAAAACCGGTCTGACCCCAAAGCAGAAAAACTATCTTGATAAAATTAACGTATCTGCCCGGTCTCTTTTACGGATCATCAATGATATTCTGGATTTCTCCAAAATCGAGGCTGGAAAGATCCTGCTTGAAAAAAACACCTTTAGACTCAAACAGCTTCTAAGTGATCTTCAGGACATTTTGACAGTGGAGATTGATCAAAAAGGACTTGAGCTGTCCATAACCATTGACCCTGATTTGCCGGATTTCTATCAGGGAGACGCAATGCGTCTGGGGCAGGTTCTGCTTAATCTGACCGGCAACGCTGTCAAGTTCACCCACCAGGGAAAAATTTCTGTCCAGGTAACCCCTTACCATCGCCTTGAAAAGCCTTTGAAACCAGGCGATGACCTGGTCCTGTCCTTTTCCGTAGATGATACTGGCATCGGTATGAGCCCGGAGCAGATTGCCAGCCTTTTTTCTCCATTTACCCAGGCAGACTCATCCACCACTCGAAAATACGGTGGAACAGGCCTTGGACTGTCCATATCCAGGCAGCTGGTGGAAATAATGGGTGGAAAAATTAATGTGGAAAGCCTGCCGGCAAAAGGAAGCAGTTTTACTTTCACAGTCAAGCTGCAGGTTGCCTCATCAGATGACTCCCAGTCCAGGGCTGTGCCATTTTCAGAACTGGGGCCGGAAAAACTGGCTGGCAGCAGAATACTGCTGGTGGAAGACAACCCCATCAACCGGGAATTGTCCAGGGAGATATTAGAAGAGCTGGGAATTGAAGTGCATGAAGCCGTCAATGGGACACAGGCAGTGGAAATGGCCTTTTCCCAAAAGTTTGACCTGATCCTGATGGATATTCAGATGCCTGAGATGGACGGCCTGGAAGCTGCGCGCAAAATCAGGGAAATCGAAGCTAAAACCACTGATGCAACAGAACATGCTCATTTTGATCCGGACCAGACACAAAAAAAACCAGGCCATAAAGCATCAAGAATTCCTATCATAGCCATGACTGCTCACGCCATGGCAACTGACCGGGAAAAAAGTCTGGCCGCTGGAATGGATGACCACCTGACCAAACCCGTTGATCCGGCCAAGCTAATGGAAGTGTTGATGCAATGGATTTTGTGCCTGGAACCCATTGGGGACAATGCTGAAACTAAAGCCCGGCCATCTGATGATCTGAAGACTGGGCCTTCTGATACCCTTTTTCCATTTGATATTCAGACAGCCCTGAAAAGATGCCTGGGTAATTTTGAACTCCTGACCAAACTGATCAGAGTCTTTGCCAATGATTACCAGGATGCCCCTGTCCGTCTGCGCAACATGATCAGAAAAAGGCAGTTCAAGGAAGCAGCTTTGCTGGCCCATACCCTAAAAGGTTCATCTTTGACCCTGGAAGCCGGTGATGTGGCCAAAGCAGCCCAAAAGCTGGATAGCGCCCTCCAAGATAACCAGGACCACGACCTGGAACCCCTGATAGATGAACTTGAAGAACACCTGGAGGCTGCGGTTCAGGCATCCTTCAACCTGCCCTGGGAAAAAGAGAATGAAAAGGATCATAACTCACCTCACCCCGGCTCAATATCAGATGAAGATCTTGCCCAAGAGCTGCTCAAGCTCAAAAGAGAAATCCTGGACAACAACCTGGCAGCCAGAAAAACAGTCCAGCTGATCAGCCCGGTCCTGGTGGCCAGCAATTTTGAACAAGAAGGCCTTAAGATTAGAAGGCATCTGGACAATCTTGCCTACCAGGATGCATTAAAGGAACTCGAGCTTCTCATTTCCAGACTTCCTGCCCGCCTTTTTGGCCCTGATACTCACCATTAA
- a CDS encoding glycosyltransferase, with protein sequence MIKATRADMHVHSKYSRKPSQWILQKMGCSESYTEPLFIYKRLKDKGMCLVTITDHNCISGCLELAHLEDTFISQEITTYFPEDRCKVHVLAYNITEQQHQDIQMVRQNIFELVDYLNHQQIIHAAAHPLFPVNGKLSFEHFEQLLLLFKIFEYNGAREESLNNALRFMLDQLCPRDFEYLEDKYGYKARSERPWEKGTIGGSDDHSSLNIGRMFTEVPGACDLVDFLKKIENKDAQAKGLASTPKTMAHNLYSIGYQFCKKRFNLEKHVWRDSFLQFMDKALHPGQVPPKSILNSIYRFISQRKMSSQSASGKLHQLLSAETQKLIRTDPEIKTMVNASINPYEHMGAKWFRFANQASNKVLAHWAEQLLSQAASSGFMGVFQTLGSAGSLYTMLSPYFFSYSMFNQDRKMSREFILRFAERKGLNLPDQEMKVAHFTDTFYEVNGVALTLQQQVSTAAKLDRALTILTCHPGDIRPSKDQSVKNFKPIGVFELPEYPELKLFYPPLLEMVEYCFEERITHIHTATPGPIGMTALAVSRLLQIPISGTYHTSLPQYTGYLTNDHALESIMWKYMIWYYNQLDTVFAPSQSTADELKHKGVRTEKIKVYPRGVDTERFNPAKRNGFFEKNYQINGRVKLLYVGRVSKEKNMHILEHAFKDLCSQTTNVHLVIVGDGPYRLEMEQNLKGLPVTFTGYLKGESLTQAFASSDLFVFPSTTDTFGNVVLEAQASGIPAIVVNQGGPMENIIHQKTGLIIPANDIQALKESIFGLVSNPERLRTMGQEARLYMEGRSFEKAFDQAWKMYGQSA encoded by the coding sequence GTGATCAAAGCTACCAGAGCGGACATGCATGTCCACTCCAAGTATTCCCGGAAGCCATCCCAATGGATTCTCCAAAAAATGGGCTGCTCAGAAAGTTATACTGAACCTTTATTTATCTACAAAAGACTCAAAGACAAGGGGATGTGCCTGGTTACAATCACCGACCACAATTGCATCTCCGGATGCCTTGAACTGGCCCACCTTGAGGACACCTTCATCAGCCAGGAGATCACCACTTACTTTCCTGAAGACAGATGCAAGGTCCATGTACTGGCCTATAATATTACTGAACAGCAGCATCAGGACATCCAAATGGTCCGACAGAATATTTTTGAACTTGTGGACTATCTCAACCATCAACAGATAATCCACGCTGCTGCCCATCCCCTTTTCCCGGTTAACGGCAAGCTCAGCTTTGAACATTTTGAACAACTGCTGCTTCTGTTCAAGATCTTTGAGTATAATGGAGCCAGGGAGGAAAGTCTAAACAATGCCCTTAGGTTCATGCTTGACCAACTCTGTCCCAGGGATTTTGAATACCTGGAAGACAAGTACGGATACAAAGCCCGGAGTGAAAGACCCTGGGAAAAAGGAACCATTGGCGGATCAGACGATCACAGCTCACTTAATATCGGCCGGATGTTTACTGAAGTCCCTGGAGCATGTGATCTTGTTGATTTTCTGAAAAAAATTGAGAACAAGGACGCACAAGCCAAAGGTCTGGCCTCCACCCCTAAGACCATGGCCCATAATCTTTATTCCATAGGTTATCAATTCTGCAAGAAAAGATTCAACCTGGAAAAACATGTCTGGCGGGACAGCTTTCTGCAGTTCATGGACAAAGCCCTGCATCCGGGTCAGGTCCCCCCCAAAAGCATCTTGAATTCTATTTACAGATTCATCAGTCAAAGAAAAATGAGTTCTCAAAGTGCCAGTGGAAAACTGCACCAGCTTCTCAGTGCTGAAACCCAGAAGCTGATCAGGACCGATCCGGAAATTAAAACAATGGTCAATGCTTCCATCAACCCGTATGAGCATATGGGCGCAAAATGGTTCAGATTCGCCAACCAGGCCTCCAACAAGGTCTTGGCTCATTGGGCTGAACAGCTTCTCAGTCAGGCTGCCTCATCCGGATTCATGGGGGTTTTTCAGACCCTTGGTTCTGCAGGAAGTCTTTACACCATGCTCTCCCCGTACTTCTTTTCCTACTCCATGTTCAATCAGGACCGGAAAATGAGCAGAGAATTCATCCTCAGGTTCGCAGAACGCAAAGGCCTGAATCTGCCGGATCAGGAGATGAAGGTCGCCCATTTCACAGATACCTTTTATGAGGTCAACGGCGTGGCCTTGACCCTGCAGCAGCAGGTAAGCACGGCTGCCAAGCTGGACAGGGCTCTGACCATCCTGACCTGCCATCCAGGAGATATCAGGCCATCCAAGGATCAGAGCGTCAAGAATTTTAAGCCCATAGGCGTTTTTGAACTGCCGGAATACCCTGAACTCAAACTGTTCTACCCTCCTTTGCTGGAGATGGTGGAGTACTGCTTTGAAGAGAGGATAACCCATATCCATACCGCCACCCCCGGTCCCATAGGCATGACCGCCCTGGCAGTGTCCAGGCTTCTCCAGATTCCCATATCAGGAACCTACCATACCTCCCTGCCTCAATACACAGGTTACCTGACCAATGACCACGCTCTGGAATCCATAATGTGGAAATACATGATCTGGTATTACAATCAGCTTGATACTGTTTTTGCCCCGTCCCAAAGCACTGCTGATGAGCTCAAGCATAAGGGTGTCCGAACTGAAAAAATCAAGGTCTACCCCAGAGGAGTGGACACTGAAAGATTCAATCCAGCCAAGCGAAACGGTTTCTTTGAAAAAAACTATCAAATCAATGGAAGGGTCAAGTTGCTTTATGTCGGCCGGGTTTCCAAGGAAAAAAATATGCACATCCTTGAACATGCCTTCAAGGATCTGTGCAGCCAGACCACCAATGTCCACCTGGTGATTGTGGGAGATGGTCCATACCGCCTGGAAATGGAACAAAATCTGAAAGGGCTCCCTGTCACCTTTACCGGCTATCTAAAAGGTGAGTCCCTGACCCAGGCGTTTGCATCCTCAGACCTTTTCGTCTTCCCAAGCACCACTGACACCTTCGGGAATGTGGTACTTGAGGCTCAAGCTTCAGGTATTCCGGCCATAGTGGTCAATCAGGGCGGTCCCATGGAAAATATCATCCATCAGAAAACCGGACTCATAATCCCGGCTAATGATATTCAGGCCCTGAAAGAGTCCATCTTTGGACTTGTCTCCAACCCTGAAAGGCTGCGCACCATGGGCCAGGAAGCAAGGCTCTACATGGAGGGGAGATCCTTTGAAAAAGCCTTTGACCAGGCATGGAAGATGTATGGTCAGAGTGCCTGA